The following are from one region of the Actinoplanes sp. L3-i22 genome:
- a CDS encoding pyridoxamine 5'-phosphate oxidase family protein, translated as MRETPEEIAELQRLLDASLSGATAHLRSIVAERTITAERLAGVLTGMCVLSLATVTAKGEPRISAVDGHFLHGCWVFGTARTAAKARHLAARPAASVSHLRGEDLGVFVHGTAEAIDLTVETGLLDYFKGFYGDDAFDWVNEVVYFRLRPHFVTVYAPDVTELQ; from the coding sequence GTGCGGGAGACGCCGGAGGAGATCGCTGAGCTGCAGCGACTGCTGGATGCCTCGCTGAGCGGGGCGACCGCGCACCTGCGGTCGATCGTGGCCGAGCGGACCATCACGGCCGAGCGGCTCGCCGGGGTGCTGACCGGGATGTGCGTGCTGTCGCTGGCCACCGTGACCGCGAAGGGGGAGCCGCGGATCAGTGCCGTCGACGGGCACTTCCTGCACGGGTGCTGGGTCTTCGGGACGGCCCGGACCGCGGCGAAGGCCCGTCATCTGGCCGCCCGCCCGGCCGCCAGCGTGTCGCATCTGCGCGGCGAGGACCTGGGCGTCTTCGTGCACGGGACGGCCGAGGCGATCGATCTGACCGTCGAGACCGGTCTGCTGGACTACTTCAAGGGGTTCTACGGCGACGACGCGTTCGACTGGGTGAACGAGGTCGTCTACTTCCGGCTGCGCCCGCACTTCGTCACGGTCTACGCGCCGGACGTCACCGAACTCCAGTGA
- a CDS encoding CPBP family intramembrane glutamic endopeptidase, translated as MPDLTHAHLSRRRLALVFGVVLAILAAVNVADKFGPHHTGLVAGPVVALALVLIARGAGLTWHDLGLSRRTFLPGLKYALGAVVIVAVVYTAGAAIPATRVAFHDVRYHLHPGAALLTAFVVVPLGTVLLEEVAFRGVLLGLVNRHRGATWASITSSVLFGLWHILPSLRLAQVNAAVGATLGVGATGRVLAILGAVAFTGLAGLLLCELRRRSGSLLAAAALHWATNGLGLLIAAALATTSFS; from the coding sequence ATGCCAGACCTCACGCACGCCCATCTGTCGCGTCGGAGGCTGGCACTCGTCTTCGGCGTCGTCCTCGCGATTCTCGCCGCGGTCAACGTCGCCGACAAGTTCGGTCCGCACCACACCGGGCTGGTCGCCGGGCCGGTCGTCGCGCTGGCCCTGGTCCTGATCGCCCGCGGGGCCGGCCTCACCTGGCACGACCTGGGCCTGTCCCGGCGGACGTTCCTGCCCGGCCTGAAGTACGCGCTGGGCGCCGTCGTGATCGTCGCGGTGGTCTACACGGCCGGCGCCGCGATCCCGGCCACCCGGGTCGCCTTCCACGACGTCCGTTACCACCTGCACCCCGGGGCCGCCCTGCTCACCGCGTTCGTGGTGGTGCCGCTGGGCACGGTCCTGCTGGAGGAGGTGGCGTTCCGCGGCGTCCTGCTCGGCCTGGTCAACCGGCACCGCGGCGCGACCTGGGCGAGCATCACGTCGTCGGTCCTCTTCGGGCTCTGGCACATCCTGCCGTCGCTGCGCCTGGCCCAGGTCAACGCGGCGGTCGGGGCGACCCTGGGGGTCGGCGCCACCGGCCGGGTGCTGGCGATCCTCGGCGCGGTCGCCTTCACCGGGCTGGCCGGGCTGCTGCTCTGCGAGCTGCGCCGGCGGTCCGGCAGCCTGCTCGCGGCGGCGGCGCTGCACTGGGCCACGAACGGCCTGGGGCTGCTGATCGCCGCCGCGCTGGCCACCACCAGCTTCAGCTGA
- a CDS encoding RNA polymerase sigma-70 factor, which yields MADPATDAFVAHRNLLFTVAYEMLGSAADAEDVLQETWLRWVDIDHDHIQDPRAYLVRITTRQSLNRLRTVTRRRESYVGPWLPEPMLTTPDVAEDVELAESVSIALMLVLETLSPTERAVFVLREAFDVPYGEIAEAVGKTPAAVRQIAHRARLHVDERRPRTPVPASEARAVLDSFRRALDTGDLQRLMDVLAPDLVLIADGGGIKQASVRPVTGANKVARYLLGGIGKTVETVTVEIVLANGHPALLLRLNGELDGILAVRVEAGRIAGMYYVRNPEKLSHARAATPLSRR from the coding sequence ATGGCCGATCCGGCGACCGACGCCTTCGTCGCGCATCGCAACCTGCTCTTCACGGTCGCCTATGAGATGCTCGGTTCCGCCGCGGACGCCGAGGACGTCCTCCAGGAGACCTGGCTCCGCTGGGTCGACATCGATCACGACCACATTCAAGACCCCAGGGCCTATTTGGTACGGATCACCACCCGCCAGTCCCTGAACCGCCTCCGCACCGTGACCCGCCGCCGCGAGTCCTACGTCGGCCCCTGGCTCCCCGAGCCGATGCTGACCACCCCCGACGTAGCCGAGGACGTCGAGCTCGCGGAGAGCGTCTCGATAGCGTTGATGCTGGTCCTGGAGACCCTGTCGCCGACCGAGCGGGCGGTCTTCGTGCTCCGCGAGGCGTTCGACGTGCCGTACGGCGAGATCGCCGAGGCGGTCGGCAAGACGCCCGCCGCGGTCCGCCAGATCGCCCACCGTGCCCGCCTGCACGTGGACGAGCGCCGCCCCCGCACCCCGGTCCCGGCGAGCGAGGCCCGCGCCGTGCTGGACTCGTTCCGCCGCGCCCTGGACACCGGTGACCTGCAGCGACTGATGGACGTGCTGGCCCCGGACCTGGTCCTGATCGCGGACGGCGGCGGCATCAAGCAGGCGTCGGTGCGCCCGGTGACCGGCGCGAACAAGGTGGCCCGGTACCTGCTCGGCGGGATCGGCAAGACGGTCGAGACGGTCACCGTCGAGATCGTCCTGGCCAACGGCCACCCGGCGCTGCTGCTGCGGCTGAACGGCGAGCTCGACGGCATCCTGGCGGTCCGGGTGGAGGCGGGCCGGATCGCCGGGATGTACTACGTCCGGAACCCGGAGAAGCTCTCCCACGCGCGGGCCGCGACGCCACTCAGCCGCCGGTGA
- a CDS encoding discoidin domain-containing protein, with protein sequence MIRLAALLLVLPGGPPSPPPTGGLTVEPPTPAIMTGQCNGRDVTINLKNPTPNPIYAYGTLTAPAELHLPRSLIATWLPPGYTRSVPVAVTAPTGTRPGTYHLTVASRGETVDVPVTVTDPPAGAGLIRLASTVTASSARAGGSACAAVDGDAGTMWTDATGKRWPDWWQLDWPAPHTISRVEVVTTRDRGLRDWDVQVALPGGWVTVTSVRENALDRKMSVFAPRRTTGVRIVTLAGNAVNDQSRLVEVVIPGR encoded by the coding sequence ATGATCCGGCTCGCCGCGCTCCTGCTGGTCCTGCCCGGCGGCCCGCCGTCCCCGCCGCCCACCGGCGGGCTGACCGTCGAGCCGCCCACGCCGGCGATCATGACCGGGCAGTGCAACGGTCGCGACGTCACGATCAACCTCAAAAACCCCACCCCCAACCCGATTTACGCGTACGGGACCCTGACCGCGCCCGCCGAGCTGCACCTCCCGCGGAGCCTGATCGCCACCTGGCTGCCGCCCGGCTACACCCGCAGCGTCCCCGTCGCGGTCACCGCGCCGACCGGGACGCGTCCCGGCACGTACCACCTGACCGTGGCCAGCCGTGGCGAGACGGTCGACGTGCCGGTCACGGTCACCGACCCGCCCGCGGGCGCCGGACTGATCCGGCTCGCGTCGACGGTCACCGCGTCGTCGGCCCGGGCCGGTGGCTCCGCGTGCGCCGCGGTCGACGGCGACGCCGGCACGATGTGGACCGACGCCACCGGCAAGCGCTGGCCGGACTGGTGGCAACTGGACTGGCCGGCGCCGCACACGATCAGCCGGGTGGAGGTCGTCACGACCCGGGACCGGGGGTTGCGGGACTGGGACGTGCAGGTCGCTCTTCCGGGTGGCTGGGTGACGGTCACGTCCGTACGGGAAAATGCTCTTGATCGGAAAATGTCGGTCTTCGCGCCGCGGCGGACGACGGGGGTGCGGATCGTCACGCTTGCCGGGAACGCCGTGAACGATCAGTCGCGGCTCGTCGAAGTTGTCATACCGGGTCGCTAG
- a CDS encoding HNH endonuclease family protein, whose amino-acid sequence MRTVTRLLATLATAAIAAGLLASPAQATPPNIPTKATAQTELNSLTVAAEANASTYDRDLFPHWITISGTCNTRETVLKRDGSNVVVSSACAATSGSWFSPYDGATWTAASDLDIDHVVPLAEAWRSGASAWTTAKRQSFANDLTRPQLIAVTDNVNQSKSDQDPSTWQPSVTSYRCTYARMWIAVKYYWALTLQSTEKTALQTMLNTCS is encoded by the coding sequence ATGCGTACCGTCACCCGTCTCCTGGCCACGCTGGCGACCGCCGCGATCGCCGCCGGCCTGCTCGCGTCCCCGGCCCAGGCCACCCCGCCGAACATCCCCACCAAGGCCACCGCGCAGACCGAGCTGAACTCGCTCACCGTCGCCGCCGAGGCCAACGCGAGCACGTACGACCGGGACCTGTTCCCGCACTGGATCACCATCAGCGGCACCTGCAACACCCGCGAGACCGTCCTCAAGCGCGACGGCTCCAACGTGGTGGTCAGCTCGGCCTGCGCGGCGACCAGCGGTTCCTGGTTCTCGCCGTACGACGGCGCGACCTGGACCGCGGCGAGCGACCTGGACATCGACCACGTCGTCCCGCTCGCCGAGGCCTGGCGCTCCGGCGCCTCCGCGTGGACCACCGCCAAGCGGCAGAGCTTCGCGAACGACCTGACCCGCCCGCAGCTGATCGCGGTCACCGACAACGTCAACCAGTCCAAGAGCGACCAGGACCCGTCGACCTGGCAGCCGTCGGTGACGTCGTACCGGTGCACCTACGCCCGGATGTGGATCGCGGTCAAGTACTACTGGGCCCTGACCCTGCAGTCCACCGAGAAGACCGCGCTGCAGACCATGCTCAACACCTGCAGCTGA
- a CDS encoding ABC transporter ATP-binding protein, with translation MDPLLDLRGVRRRHGRGAGAVTALDSLTLGFGAGTFTAVMGPSGSGKSTLLQCAAGLDKPDAGTVTLDGAELTTLSETELTLLRRDRIGFVFQSFNLLPSLTAEQNVALPLRLGGRRPGRRQVRDMLAAVGLADRGGHRPAQLSGGQQQRVAIARALITRPAVLFADEPTGALDSSTGRGVLDLMRDMVDRHGQTIVMVTHDPVAAARADRVVFLVDGRVAGERPAMSAAAVADLMTSLESGLAVESC, from the coding sequence ATGGATCCCCTGCTCGACCTGCGTGGAGTCCGCCGCCGGCACGGCCGCGGAGCCGGCGCGGTCACCGCCCTCGACTCGCTCACCCTGGGCTTCGGGGCGGGCACGTTCACCGCCGTGATGGGCCCGTCCGGCTCCGGCAAGAGCACGCTGCTGCAGTGCGCCGCCGGGCTGGACAAACCCGACGCGGGCACGGTGACGCTCGACGGCGCCGAGCTGACCACGCTGTCCGAGACCGAGCTGACGTTGCTCCGGCGCGACCGGATCGGGTTCGTCTTCCAGTCGTTCAACCTGCTGCCCTCGCTGACCGCGGAACAGAACGTCGCGCTCCCGCTGCGCCTCGGTGGCCGCCGGCCGGGCCGCCGCCAGGTGCGGGACATGCTCGCCGCCGTCGGCCTCGCCGACCGTGGTGGGCACCGCCCGGCCCAGCTCTCCGGCGGCCAGCAGCAGCGGGTCGCGATCGCCCGCGCGCTGATCACCCGCCCGGCGGTGCTGTTCGCCGACGAGCCGACCGGCGCGCTCGACTCGTCGACCGGGCGCGGCGTCCTCGACCTGATGCGGGACATGGTCGACCGGCACGGCCAGACCATCGTGATGGTCACCCACGATCCGGTCGCCGCCGCCCGGGCGGACCGGGTCGTCTTCCTGGTCGACGGGCGGGTCGCGGGCGAGCGCCCGGCGATGTCCGCGGCCGCCGTCGCCGACCTGATGACCAGCCTCGAGTCCGGCCTGGCGGTCGAGTCGTGCTGA
- a CDS encoding FtsX-like permease family protein → MLSLAVQTLRARWAGFVGVFVALALGVGLLTVTGLSIAATIRAERSPVWFTGAAVVAVPSDTITVRVGEGDGSFETSNTVGERPGIPAAAVARLAALPGAVTDRRIPAMAGDVAVDVHPWASAALHPAALTAGRPPAAEGEAVVTAASGRRVGDLLGVRTGQGTFSWRVTGVAGGPDAVYVSDAAAAGLAGGRVDAIGFADAGAADRVREAGLEALTGDRRSRAEPDGDRALLTDTVALLGTFSGIAVFVSIFVVAGTFAFAVSQRRREMALLRAAGATPRQVRRLVLGEALLAAGLATIAGSALGLLVAPGCGRWLAGHGLAPAGFAVRYNPWAMLAAAGAGLLVAFLGTWAAARRAGKVRPVEALREASVDRRVMTVPRWIFGLLFAGGATAMVAAGGSVSGEDAIALTFFSAYLALIAVVLFAPLIAPLMIRVLTGPLPGVTVQIARSNALTSVRRTASTAAPVLITVGLAATILSSSATAQRADELASRARISASSLVSAADQVGVPAAAVTALRGVPGVTAAVPVHSTSAFMLTGDTVELISAEYVGAGIEQVWHLPAAAGSLRDPDTVVVSSDLARSRGWRVGDRILLWQADTTPIRPRVVAVLPPSLDLGYTVLLPYPPTAATAAATADATATATATAATAAADATAAAAADAAAVDAAAAAQGAGAVEQGAGAGAGHRAVGADAVYLAGDADPAALAAVVGPAGEIATPDAYFAALADQANRMNNVAMLALLGLTLLYTAIAIANTLVMSTADRARDIAVLRLGGATPRQVLTLIAAETGTVVAVAVLLAAGVTTALLLGLRARLHDLIATVEITAPWALIGGITAACVLVAFAASLIPAALLLRTPPIALASLRDA, encoded by the coding sequence GTGCTGAGCCTCGCCGTGCAGACGCTGCGGGCCCGGTGGGCCGGGTTTGTCGGCGTGTTCGTGGCGCTGGCGCTCGGGGTCGGCCTGCTCACCGTGACCGGGCTGTCGATCGCCGCGACGATCCGCGCGGAGCGCTCCCCGGTCTGGTTCACCGGGGCCGCCGTGGTCGCCGTCCCGTCGGACACGATCACCGTGCGGGTGGGGGAGGGCGACGGCTCGTTCGAGACCTCGAACACCGTCGGGGAGCGGCCGGGGATCCCCGCCGCCGCGGTCGCCCGGCTCGCCGCGCTGCCCGGTGCGGTGACCGACCGGCGGATCCCGGCGATGGCCGGCGACGTCGCGGTCGACGTGCACCCGTGGGCGAGCGCGGCGCTGCATCCGGCCGCGCTGACCGCCGGGCGTCCGCCCGCCGCCGAGGGGGAGGCGGTGGTCACGGCCGCTTCCGGGCGGCGGGTCGGTGACCTTCTCGGGGTACGGACCGGGCAGGGCACGTTCAGCTGGCGGGTCACCGGCGTGGCCGGCGGGCCGGACGCCGTCTACGTGAGCGATGCCGCGGCGGCCGGGCTCGCCGGTGGGCGGGTCGACGCGATCGGGTTCGCCGATGCCGGGGCGGCCGATCGCGTACGGGAGGCGGGTCTCGAAGCGCTGACCGGCGACCGCCGCAGCCGGGCCGAACCGGACGGTGATCGCGCCCTGCTGACCGACACGGTGGCGCTGCTCGGGACGTTCAGCGGGATCGCGGTCTTCGTGTCGATCTTCGTGGTGGCCGGGACGTTCGCGTTCGCGGTCAGCCAGCGGCGACGGGAGATGGCGCTGCTGCGTGCGGCCGGAGCTACCCCGCGGCAGGTGCGGCGGCTGGTCCTCGGCGAGGCGCTGCTCGCCGCCGGGCTCGCCACGATCGCCGGGTCCGCGCTCGGGCTGCTGGTCGCGCCGGGGTGCGGGCGCTGGCTGGCCGGGCACGGCCTGGCGCCGGCCGGCTTCGCCGTCCGCTACAACCCGTGGGCGATGCTCGCCGCCGCCGGCGCGGGCCTGCTGGTCGCCTTTCTCGGTACGTGGGCGGCCGCGCGCCGGGCCGGCAAGGTGCGGCCGGTCGAGGCGCTGCGCGAGGCGTCCGTGGACCGGCGGGTGATGACCGTCCCGCGGTGGATCTTCGGGCTGCTCTTCGCCGGCGGGGCGACCGCGATGGTGGCCGCCGGTGGCTCGGTCTCCGGGGAGGACGCGATCGCGCTGACGTTCTTCTCGGCGTACCTCGCGCTGATCGCGGTCGTGCTGTTCGCGCCGCTGATCGCCCCACTGATGATCCGGGTGCTGACCGGCCCGCTGCCCGGGGTGACCGTGCAGATCGCCCGGAGCAACGCGCTCACCTCCGTCCGGCGGACCGCGTCCACGGCCGCCCCGGTGCTGATCACGGTCGGGCTGGCCGCCACCATCCTGTCCTCCAGCGCGACCGCCCAGCGGGCCGACGAGCTCGCCTCCCGCGCCCGGATCTCCGCGTCGTCGCTGGTCAGCGCGGCGGACCAGGTCGGCGTCCCGGCCGCCGCGGTGACCGCCCTGCGCGGGGTGCCCGGGGTCACCGCGGCGGTGCCGGTGCACAGCACGTCGGCGTTCATGCTCACCGGGGACACCGTCGAGCTGATCTCCGCGGAGTACGTCGGCGCCGGCATCGAGCAGGTCTGGCACCTGCCGGCGGCGGCCGGCTCGCTGCGTGACCCGGACACCGTCGTGGTCAGCTCGGACCTGGCGCGGTCCCGGGGCTGGCGGGTGGGGGACCGGATCCTGCTCTGGCAGGCGGACACGACACCGATCCGGCCGCGGGTGGTCGCCGTCCTGCCGCCGAGTCTCGACCTCGGCTACACGGTCCTGCTGCCCTATCCGCCCACCGCCGCCACCGCCGCCGCCACCGCCGATGCCACCGCCACCGCCACCGCCACCGCCGCCACCGCCGCCGCCGATGCCACCGCCGCCGCCGCTGCTGATGCCGCTGCCGTTGATGCAGCCGCTGCTGCTCAGGGTGCGGGTGCTGTCGAGCAGGGTGCCGGGGCCGGGGCTGGTCACCGGGCGGTTGGCGCTGATGCCGTCTACCTGGCCGGGGATGCGGATCCGGCGGCGCTCGCCGCGGTCGTCGGGCCGGCCGGGGAGATCGCGACGCCGGACGCCTACTTCGCCGCGCTGGCCGACCAGGCGAACCGGATGAACAACGTCGCGATGCTCGCCCTGCTCGGCCTGACCCTGCTCTACACCGCGATCGCCATCGCGAACACGCTGGTCATGTCCACCGCCGACCGGGCGCGCGACATCGCGGTCCTGCGCCTGGGCGGCGCCACCCCACGCCAGGTCCTGACCCTGATCGCCGCCGAGACCGGCACGGTCGTCGCGGTCGCCGTCCTGCTCGCCGCCGGCGTCACCACGGCGCTGCTCCTCGGCCTCCGGGCCCGCCTGCACGACCTGATCGCCACCGTCGAGATCACCGCACCGTGGGCCCTGATCGGCGGCATCACCGCGGCCTGCGTCCTGGTCGCCTTCGCCGCAAGCCTGATCCCGGCGGCGCTGCTGCTGCGCACCCCACCCATCGCCCTGGCCTCACTCCGGGACGCTTGA
- a CDS encoding alkaline phosphatase: protein MRVTRRRLFALGGTALIGAIPAPRTGDPFTLGVASGDPLPDGVLLWTRLAPQPLEPAGGLPAVRFPVRWQVADDERFTRVVRSGTATAAPEYGHSVHVDVQGLRPGRDYFYRFRSQGHLSPVGRTRTAPGRAASPDALRFAIASCQAYGDGYYDAWRHLAAEDLDVVFFLGDYIYEGAITSAGGNRMDPALRLPDTFELETDTLDLYRMRYALYRTDPDLQAAHAAFPWVLTWDDHEVQDNYADGVPRAATVPSPDFLVRRANAYRAYWENQPLRRPRQPIGPDMSLYRRFRFGDLAHAYVLDTRQYRTDQACGDNLRAGCDARNDPDRTLLGAGQRDWLLDRMGRSEARWNILAQQIMMAECRYGGPANRLDMDKWDGYTVDRGRILETAARMPGTVVISGDIHYHYAADLRPDFGRPETAAVAVELVGTSISSGGDGADTTPQLDLQRRYNPHLRLANGQRGYVRCTLGRDALRADYRVMSQVTRHGGTISTRASFVSERTRPGLVPA from the coding sequence GTGCGGGTCACTCGACGGCGGCTGTTCGCGCTCGGCGGCACCGCGCTGATCGGAGCGATCCCCGCCCCGCGGACCGGCGACCCGTTCACGCTCGGCGTCGCCTCCGGGGATCCGCTGCCGGACGGCGTGCTGCTCTGGACCCGGCTGGCGCCGCAGCCCCTGGAGCCGGCCGGCGGCCTGCCGGCGGTCCGGTTCCCGGTGCGGTGGCAGGTTGCCGACGACGAGCGGTTCACCCGGGTGGTCCGGTCCGGCACCGCCACGGCCGCGCCGGAGTACGGCCACTCGGTGCACGTGGACGTCCAGGGCCTGCGCCCGGGCCGCGACTACTTCTACCGGTTCCGCAGCCAGGGGCACCTGAGCCCGGTCGGCCGGACCCGCACCGCGCCGGGCCGGGCGGCGTCCCCCGACGCGCTGCGGTTCGCGATCGCGTCCTGCCAGGCGTACGGCGACGGGTACTACGACGCGTGGCGGCACCTCGCGGCGGAGGACCTCGACGTGGTGTTCTTCCTCGGCGACTACATCTACGAGGGCGCGATCACCAGCGCCGGCGGGAACCGGATGGATCCCGCGCTCCGGCTGCCGGACACGTTCGAGCTGGAGACCGACACGCTCGACCTGTACCGGATGCGGTACGCGCTCTACCGCACCGATCCCGACCTGCAGGCCGCCCACGCGGCGTTCCCCTGGGTGCTGACCTGGGACGACCATGAGGTCCAGGACAACTACGCGGACGGGGTGCCGCGGGCGGCGACCGTACCGTCGCCGGATTTTCTGGTTCGCCGGGCGAACGCCTATCGCGCCTACTGGGAGAACCAGCCGCTGCGCCGGCCCCGGCAGCCGATCGGGCCGGACATGTCGCTGTACCGCCGGTTCCGCTTCGGGGACCTGGCCCACGCCTACGTCCTGGACACCCGGCAGTACCGGACCGATCAGGCCTGCGGCGACAACCTTCGGGCCGGCTGCGACGCCCGGAACGACCCGGATCGCACCCTGCTCGGCGCCGGCCAGCGCGACTGGCTGCTCGACCGGATGGGCCGGTCCGAGGCGCGCTGGAACATCCTGGCGCAGCAGATCATGATGGCCGAGTGCAGGTACGGCGGTCCGGCCAACCGCCTCGACATGGACAAGTGGGACGGCTACACCGTCGACCGCGGCCGCATTCTGGAAACCGCCGCCCGGATGCCGGGAACCGTGGTGATCTCCGGCGACATCCACTACCACTACGCGGCGGACCTGCGACCCGACTTCGGCCGGCCGGAGACCGCGGCGGTCGCGGTCGAGCTGGTCGGCACGTCGATCTCCAGCGGCGGCGACGGCGCCGACACCACCCCGCAGCTCGACCTGCAGCGCCGGTACAACCCGCACCTGCGCCTCGCGAACGGGCAGCGCGGCTACGTCCGGTGCACGCTCGGGCGCGATGCCCTGCGCGCCGACTACCGGGTGATGTCGCAGGTCACCCGGCACGGCGGGACGATCTCGACGCGGGCGTCGTTCGTCTCCGAGCGGACCCGGCCGGGCCTGGTGCCGGCATGA
- a CDS encoding DoxX family protein codes for MNTALWIAGGQLAFVALVGGISKTFVPKEKLAAAPGGQWTRNASTGFVKTLGVLEILAAFGLILPALTGIAPVLVPITAACWILLMIGALITHYRNEGISRIMLLNIVYLGLAAFIALGRLTVAA; via the coding sequence ATGAACACCGCACTCTGGATCGCCGGCGGTCAGCTCGCCTTCGTCGCGCTGGTCGGCGGCATCTCCAAGACCTTCGTCCCGAAGGAGAAGCTCGCCGCCGCCCCCGGCGGCCAGTGGACCAGGAACGCGAGCACCGGCTTCGTGAAAACCCTCGGCGTCCTCGAGATCCTGGCCGCGTTCGGTCTGATCCTGCCGGCCCTGACCGGCATCGCCCCGGTACTCGTGCCGATCACCGCGGCCTGCTGGATCCTGCTGATGATCGGTGCGCTGATCACGCACTACCGGAACGAGGGAATCAGCCGGATCATGCTGTTGAACATCGTCTATCTCGGCCTCGCCGCGTTCATCGCACTGGGCCGCCTGACGGTCGCCGCCTGA
- a CDS encoding HAD family phosphatase, with the protein MLEDAGLPFDAVLFDCDGVLVDSERITNAVLRGMLHELGWLVSEADCFRLFVGRALVDEVGVITARTGFTVTDEWIAEFRRRRNEALLLDLEAIPGAVAAAREIDRAFGGRLACASGADRPKIELQLRKVGLDQVFAGKIFSGMEMARSKPAPDVYLAAAAALGVDPARAAVVEDTATGVRAGVAAGATVFGYCPAGSPAHHAPQVLLEAGATHIFADMADLPGLLTRRSAPPLTATAL; encoded by the coding sequence ATGCTGGAGGACGCTGGGCTGCCGTTTGACGCTGTGCTGTTCGACTGTGACGGGGTGCTGGTCGACTCGGAGCGGATCACGAACGCTGTGCTGCGGGGGATGTTGCACGAGCTGGGATGGCTGGTCAGCGAGGCGGACTGTTTTCGGCTGTTCGTGGGGCGGGCGCTCGTGGACGAGGTCGGGGTGATCACCGCGCGTACCGGGTTCACGGTCACCGACGAGTGGATCGCCGAGTTCCGCCGGCGTCGGAACGAGGCTCTCCTGCTTGATCTGGAGGCCATTCCGGGGGCGGTGGCGGCGGCCCGGGAGATTGATCGGGCGTTCGGCGGGCGGCTCGCCTGTGCCAGCGGGGCGGATCGTCCGAAGATCGAACTGCAGCTTCGCAAGGTGGGGCTGGATCAGGTCTTCGCCGGCAAGATCTTCAGTGGCATGGAGATGGCCCGCAGCAAGCCCGCGCCGGATGTCTACCTGGCCGCGGCGGCCGCGCTGGGTGTGGACCCCGCCCGTGCCGCTGTTGTCGAGGACACCGCTACCGGTGTCCGGGCCGGGGTGGCGGCCGGTGCGACGGTGTTCGGCTACTGCCCGGCCGGGAGTCCGGCGCACCACGCGCCGCAGGTGCTGCTGGAAGCCGGTGCCACCCACATCTTCGCCGACATGGCCGATCTTCCTGGCCTGCTCACCCGTCGCTCAGCCCCGCCGCTGACGGCGACCGCCCTCTGA
- a CDS encoding MmcQ/YjbR family DNA-binding protein — protein sequence MADADDVRRLALALPEVAEIESDGFDFRVANKGFVWSYPERVPGKPRVIRTDVAVLYVGDEAEKQALVLGEPELFFTTPGYDGLPLVMLRLPPVTVGRLAELITDAWRMRAPEELESRLTTGG from the coding sequence ATGGCTGACGCGGACGACGTACGCCGGCTCGCCCTGGCGCTCCCGGAGGTGGCCGAGATCGAGAGCGACGGCTTCGACTTCCGGGTGGCGAACAAGGGCTTCGTCTGGTCGTACCCGGAGCGCGTGCCCGGCAAGCCGCGGGTGATCCGCACCGACGTCGCGGTGCTCTACGTCGGCGACGAGGCGGAGAAGCAGGCCCTGGTGCTCGGCGAGCCGGAGCTGTTCTTCACCACGCCGGGCTACGACGGCCTGCCGCTGGTCATGCTCCGCCTGCCGCCGGTCACCGTCGGCCGGCTCGCCGAGCTGATCACCGACGCCTGGCGGATGCGCGCCCCCGAGGAGCTGGAGAGCCGGCTGACCACCGGCGGCTGA